In Micromonospora sp. WMMA1363, a genomic segment contains:
- a CDS encoding HAMP domain-containing sensor histidine kinase has product MRTADPLVPGRLRRRLTVAFVLVAGVSAGLLAGGSYALLRQVRFDASVQQAAADARYQLVLAGQFVPLTGQRRGELLTSFEGSGRHVLLVDGGTYPSNPAYAPPLSAQLRATVAAGQLGYERSTPQARPRLLLVGGRVPGSTAELYVVTVEDEIAADLDQLRTALLVGWALVVMLAAAVGHVLARRTLDPVGRASRAARALTEGLLATRLPVHGRDEFSVWAASFNEMAEALQTKIEALSRAQDRERRFTADVTHELRTPVTALVAAASLLRQHLEQLPGDARRAGELLVTDVVRLRRLVEDLIEISRLDAGRESLTVSMVDPAALLRSILRARGWSERVVVDAAPVDLRTDPRRLERVLANLVANAVEHGGGQVRVTARPTDSEVVFDVTDEGPGIPAEHLSRLFDRFYKVDPSRSVRGSGLGLAIAGENARLLGGRLDVRSTPGDGTRFRLTLPAGPESPLTTRPATPRHTAEPPRDTGPAAEPHTLPLSRDAPTDAISHEPGARPPDGAR; this is encoded by the coding sequence GTGCGGACAGCGGACCCGCTCGTTCCCGGTCGCCTGCGCCGACGGCTGACGGTGGCGTTCGTCCTCGTCGCCGGGGTCTCCGCCGGGCTCCTCGCCGGCGGGTCGTACGCGCTGCTGCGGCAGGTTCGCTTCGACGCCTCGGTCCAGCAGGCCGCAGCCGACGCCCGCTACCAGTTGGTGCTCGCGGGACAGTTCGTGCCGCTGACCGGGCAGCGCCGCGGTGAGCTGCTGACCAGCTTCGAGGGCAGCGGCCGGCACGTGCTGCTCGTCGACGGCGGGACGTACCCGTCGAACCCGGCGTACGCGCCACCGCTGAGCGCGCAGCTGCGCGCGACCGTGGCCGCCGGGCAGCTCGGCTACGAGCGGTCGACACCACAAGCCCGGCCCCGGCTGCTGCTGGTCGGTGGTCGCGTCCCCGGCTCCACCGCCGAGCTGTACGTGGTCACCGTCGAGGACGAGATCGCGGCCGACCTCGACCAACTCCGCACGGCGCTGCTGGTCGGCTGGGCGCTGGTCGTAATGCTCGCCGCCGCGGTGGGACACGTCCTCGCCCGCCGCACCCTCGACCCGGTGGGCCGGGCCAGCCGGGCCGCCCGCGCGCTCACCGAGGGGCTGCTCGCCACCCGGCTGCCGGTACACGGCCGGGACGAGTTCAGCGTGTGGGCGGCCTCGTTCAACGAGATGGCCGAAGCGTTGCAGACCAAGATCGAGGCGTTGTCCCGGGCGCAGGACCGGGAGCGGCGGTTCACCGCCGACGTCACGCACGAACTGCGTACCCCCGTGACCGCGCTGGTGGCCGCGGCCTCGCTGCTGCGCCAGCATCTGGAACAGCTACCGGGCGACGCCCGACGCGCCGGGGAGCTGCTGGTCACCGACGTGGTCCGGCTACGCCGGCTGGTGGAGGACCTGATCGAGATCTCCCGCCTGGACGCGGGACGGGAGTCGCTCACCGTGTCCATGGTCGACCCGGCCGCGCTGCTGCGGTCCATCCTGCGGGCGCGGGGATGGTCGGAGCGGGTGGTCGTCGACGCGGCACCGGTCGACCTGCGTACCGACCCCCGCCGCCTGGAACGGGTCCTCGCGAACCTCGTCGCCAACGCGGTCGAACACGGTGGCGGCCAAGTGCGGGTAACCGCCCGACCGACCGACTCGGAGGTCGTCTTCGACGTCACCGACGAGGGCCCGGGCATCCCCGCCGAGCATCTGTCCCGGCTCTTCGACCGCTTCTACAAGGTAGATCCGTCCCGGTCCGTCCGGGGCAGCGGGCTCGGCCTGGCGATCGCGGGGGAGAACGCCCGCCTGCTCGGCGGTCGGCTCGATGTGCGGAGCACACCTGGCGACGGAACCCGCTTCCGGCTCACCCTTCCCGCCGGCCCGGAGTCACCGCTCACCACCCGCCCGGCGACGCCGCGCCACACCGCCGAACCACCACGCGACACCGGCCCGGCGGCCGAGCCACACACCCTGCCGCTGAGCCGAGACGCACCGACCGATGCCATCAGCCACGAACCGGGTGCCCGACCGCCGGACGGTGCGCGATGA
- a CDS encoding serine protease encodes MFRRQLLRTAGAVLAAALAAAGVQVATGAPAAARTVFDDASRAGEFRANLDQTAQDWNSSVTPFVVGGRPATENYPWLVYTSGCTGTLIKANWVVTARHCPTPWAVRVGSVNRTSGGTVVGVSRSVSHPTIDVKLLQLSSSVGYAPAPIPTTSGAVGTATRIIGWGLTCPFRGCGSAPTTAHELDTSIVSDGSCIGINGPYEICTNNTGGNSGACYGDSGGPQVRMIDGVWNLIGATSRSGNNNAICATGPSIYGDLSSIRSWINTQVGGLPA; translated from the coding sequence ATGTTCAGACGACAACTCTTGCGTACGGCCGGAGCCGTGCTGGCGGCGGCGCTCGCGGCGGCCGGGGTGCAGGTCGCCACCGGTGCTCCGGCCGCCGCACGTACCGTCTTCGACGACGCGAGCCGGGCCGGCGAGTTCCGCGCCAACCTCGACCAGACCGCCCAGGACTGGAACAGCTCGGTCACGCCGTTCGTGGTCGGTGGCCGGCCGGCCACCGAGAACTACCCGTGGCTGGTCTACACCTCCGGCTGCACGGGCACGTTGATCAAAGCGAACTGGGTGGTCACCGCCCGGCACTGCCCGACGCCTTGGGCGGTCCGCGTCGGCAGTGTCAACCGCACCAGCGGCGGCACGGTGGTCGGGGTGAGTCGGTCGGTCAGCCACCCCACGATCGACGTCAAACTGCTGCAACTGTCCAGCTCGGTTGGGTACGCCCCGGCACCGATCCCGACCACCTCCGGCGCGGTCGGCACCGCCACCCGAATCATCGGCTGGGGTCTGACCTGCCCGTTCCGGGGCTGCGGCTCCGCGCCGACCACCGCGCACGAACTGGACACCTCGATCGTGTCGGACGGCAGTTGCATCGGCATCAACGGCCCGTACGAGATCTGCACCAACAACACGGGCGGTAACTCCGGTGCCTGCTACGGCGACTCCGGCGGCCCGCAGGTGCGCATGATCGACGGGGTGTGGAACCTGATCGGCGCCACCAGCCGCTCGGGCAACAACAACGCGATCTGCGCCACCGGCCCGTCCATCTACGGCGACCTGTCGTCGATCCGATCCTGGATCAACACCCAGGTTGGCGGCCTACCCGCCTGA
- a CDS encoding response regulator transcription factor, whose amino-acid sequence MEGRVLVVEDDTAIREVTALGLRRAGFRVDTAQDGRSGLATWRARPVDLIVLDVMLPVLDGFEVCREIRRTSQVPILMLTARTDTIDVVVGLECGADDYLRKPFDLPELVARVRSVLRRAAALPAPTTITVGGLEIDPASFVARKQGREIALTATEFRLLLELARRPGQVFSRELLLERVWNHDFLGDSRLVDVAVQRLRAKVEDDPADPGLIRTVRGVGYKLSPA is encoded by the coding sequence ATGGAAGGCCGGGTGCTGGTCGTCGAGGACGATACCGCCATCCGTGAGGTCACCGCCCTCGGTCTGCGGCGCGCAGGCTTCCGGGTAGACACCGCCCAGGACGGCCGGTCGGGGCTCGCCACGTGGCGGGCCCGGCCGGTCGACCTGATCGTCCTCGACGTGATGCTGCCGGTCCTGGACGGCTTCGAGGTGTGTCGGGAGATCCGGCGGACCAGCCAGGTGCCGATCCTGATGCTCACCGCGCGCACGGACACCATCGACGTGGTCGTCGGGCTCGAATGCGGCGCCGACGACTACCTGCGCAAGCCGTTCGACCTGCCAGAGTTGGTCGCCCGGGTGCGCTCGGTGCTGCGCCGGGCCGCCGCCCTGCCCGCGCCGACCACGATCACGGTCGGCGGGCTGGAGATCGACCCAGCCAGCTTCGTGGCCCGCAAACAGGGGCGGGAGATCGCGTTGACGGCCACCGAGTTCCGGCTGCTGCTGGAACTCGCCCGTCGACCCGGTCAGGTCTTCTCCCGGGAACTGCTGCTGGAGCGGGTGTGGAACCACGACTTCCTCGGTGACTCCCGGCTGGTCGACGTGGCGGTGCAGCGGCTGCGGGCCAAGGTCGAAGACGACCCGGCCGATCCCGGACTGATCCGGACAGTCCGCGGCGTCGGCTACAAGCTGTCACCGGCATGA